In Paenibacillus durus, the DNA window AGGTCTCGCAGTCAAGCTCCCTTCTGCCTTTGCACTCTTCGAATGATTTCCAACCATTCTGAGGGAACCTTGGGACGCCTCCGTTACACTTTAGGAGGCGACCGCCCCAGTCAAACTGCCCGCCTGACACGGTCCCCGTACCCGTTTAGGGTACCAGGTTAGAACCTAGATACGATCAGGGTGGTATCCCAACGGCGCCTCCACCGAAGCTGGCGCTCCGGCTTCCAAGGCTCCCACCTATCCTGTACAGATCGTACCCAAGTTCAATATCAAGCTGCAGTAAAGCTCCATGGGGTCTTTCCGTCTTGTCGCGGGTAACCTGCATCTTCACAGGTATTAAAATTTCACCGGATCTCTCGTTGAGACAGCGCCCAAGTCGTTACGCCATTCGTGCGGGTCAGAATTTACCTGACAAGGAATTTCGCTACCTTAGGACCGTTATAGTTACGGCCGCCGTTTACTGGGGCTTCGGTTCACAGCTTCGGGTTACCCCTAACCGCTCCCCTTAACCTTCCAGCACCGGGCAGGCGTCAGCCCGTATACTTCGCCTTGCGGCTTCGCACAGACCTGTGTTTTTGCTAAACAGTCGCTTGGGCCTTTTCACTGCGGCCCCCTCGGGCTATTCACCCTACCGAGGCACCCCTTCTCCCGAAGTTACGGGGTCATTTTGCCGAGTTCCTTAACGAGAGTTCTTCCGCGCGCCTTAGAATTCTCTTCTCGCCTACCTGTGTCGGTTTGCGGTACGGGCACCTTCTCCTGGCTAGAGGCTTTTCTTGGCAGTGTGAGATCATGACCTTCGCTACTACAATTTTCGCTCCCCATCACAGCCCAGCCTTACGGTGTACGGATTTGCCTATACACCAGCCTCGCTGCTTGGACGGACATCCATCAGTCCGCGTCACTACCCTCCTGCGTCCCCCCATTGCTCATAACGGATTATGGTGGTACAGGAATATCAACCTGTTGTCCTTCGACTACGCCTGTCGGCCTCGCCTTAGGTCCCGACTTACCCTGAGCGGACGAGCCTTCCTCAGGAAACCTTGGGCTTTCGGCGGATCAGATTCTCACTGATCTTTTCGTTACTCATACCGGCATTCTCACTTGTATGCAGTCCAGCTGTCCTTACAGTCAACCTTCAACCCGCATACAACGCTCCCCTACCCCTGATGCAAGCATCAAGCCATAGCTTCGGTGGTGTGTTTAGCCCCGTTACATTTTCGGCGCAGAGTCACTCGACCAGTGAGCTATTACGCACTCTTTCAATGGTGGCTGCTTCTAAGCCAACATCCTGGTTGTCTGTGCAACTCCACATCCTTTCCCACTTAACACACACTTGGGGACCTTAGCTGATGGTCTGGGCTGTTTCCCTTTTGACAATGGATCTTAGCACTCACTGTCTGACTCCCGGCGACAAGTAGATGGCATTCGGAGTTTGACTGAGCTTGGTAACCCTTGCGGGCCCCGCACCCAATCAGTGCTCTACCTCCATTACTCTTAATCACCGAGGCTAGCCCTAAAGCTATTTCGGGGAGAACCAGCTATCTCCGAGTTCGATTGGAATTTCTCCGCTACCCCCACCTCATCCCCGAACTTTTCAACGTTCGTGGGTTCGGGCCTCCAGTGCGTGTTACCGCACCTTCACCCTGGACAGGGGTAGATCACACGGTTTCGGGTCTACGCCCACGTACTAAGTCGCCCTATTCAGACTCGCTTTCGCTGCGGCTCCGGCTCCTCGCCTTAACCTTGCACGTTAAACGTAACTCGCCGGTTCATTCTACAAAAGGCACGCCATCACCCCTAAAATGGGCTCTGACTTCTTGTAAGCACACGGTTTCAGGTACTCTTTCACTCCCCTTCCGGGGTGCTTTTCACCTTTCCCTCACGGTACTGTTTCACTATCGGTCGCCAGGGAGTATTTAGCCTTGGCAGATGGTCCTGCCGGATTCATACGGGGTTTCACGTGCCCCGCACTACTCGGGATCCGTCTCGGAGGGAACGACTTTTCAGCTACAGGGCTTTTACCTTTTCTAGCGGGCCTTTCCAGACCTCTTCGCTTAAACCGTTCCTTTGTAACTCCATGTGAGACGTCCCACAACCCCGAAGAGCAAGCTCTTCGGTTTAGGCTGTTCCGCGTTCGCTCGCCGCTACTGACGGAATCACTCTTGTTTTCTCTTCCTCAGGGTACTTAGATGTTTCAGTTCCCCTGGTCTGCCTCTAGCTCTCCTATGAATTCAGAGAGAAGTGACTGTGCATTACCACAGCCGGGTTTCCCCATTCGGACACCCCCGGATCAAAGCTTGCTTACAGCTCCCCGAGGCCTTTTCGTTGTTCGCCACGTCCTTCATCGGCTCCTGGCGCCTAGGCATCCTCCGTGTGCTCTTACTAGCTTAACCAACTAAGCACTCTTACTTCACTTGATCAATCGCTTGACACAAGTTCAGCTAAAAGATGTTCTAAAACGCAATTTTCGTTTCGGTATCCAGTTTTCAAGGATCAAGATTGTTGCATGTGATACAATTGGTGGAGCCAAGGAGGATCGAACTCCTGACCTCCTGCTTGCAAGGCAGGCGCTCTCCCAGCTGAGCTATGGCCCCATAAAAAGGTATGGAATTATTAGTGGTGGGCCTTAGTGGACTCGAACCACCGACCTCACCCTTATCAGGGGTGCGCTCTAACCAGCTGAGCTAAAGGCCCTTAGTCTTGCATATACTCTTATGGGAAACCCATAAGGTTGCGCTTGGCAGCGTCCTACTCTCCCAGGACCCTTCGGTCCAAGTACCATCGGCGCTGGAGGGCTTAACGGTCGTGTTCGGGATGGGTACGCGTGGAACCCCTCCGCCATCGCCACCAAACGCTTGAAAGAGGTTTGCTCTCTCAAAACTGAGCAACGAGTGAGCGTTGCCGGAAGTCAAGCTTCCGCATTTGAATGTTTCCGCTACGGGAAACGATTCTCCATAGAAAGGAGGTGATCCAGCCGCACCTTCCGATACGGCTACCTTGTTACGACTTCACCCCAATCATCTACCCCACCTTCGGCGGCTGGCTCCTTGCGGTTACCCCACCGACTTCGGGTGTTGTAAACTCTCGTGGTGTGACGGGCGGTGTGTACAAGACCCGGGAACGTATTCACCGCGGCATGCTGATCCGCGATTACTAGCAATTCCGACTTCATGCAGGCGAGTTGCAGCCTGCAATCCGAACTGAGACCGGCTTTCTAAGATTGGCTCCGCCTCGCGGCTTCGCTTCCCGTTGTACCGGCCATTGTAGTACGTGTGTAGCCCAGGTCATAAGGGGCATGATGATTTGACGTCATCCCCACCTTCCTCCGGTTTGTCACCGGCAGTCACTCTAGAGTGCCCAGCTTCACCTGCTGGCAACTAAAGTCAAGGGTTGCGCTCGTTGCGGGACTTAACCCAACATCTCACGACACGAGCTGACGACAACCATGCACCACCTGTCTCCTCTGTCCCGAAGGCCGCGCCTATCTCTAGACGATTCAGAGGGATGTCAAGACCTGGTAAGGTTCTTCGCGTTGCTTCGAATTAAACCACATACTCCACTGCTTGTGCGGGTCCCCGTCAATTCCTTTGAGTTTCAGTCTTGCGACCGTACTCCCCAGGCGGAGTGCTTACTGTGTTAACTTCGGCACCAAGGGTATCGAAACCCCTAACACCTAGCACTCATCGTTTACGGCGTGGACTACCAGGGTATCTAATCCTGTTTGCTCCCCACGCTTTCGCGCCTCAGCGTCAGTTACAGCCCAGAAAGTCGCCTTCGCCACTGGTGTTCCTCCACATCTCTACGCATTTCACCGCTACACGTGGAATTCCACTTTCCTCTTCTGCACTCAAGCTGTCCAGTTTCCAGTGCGACCACAGGTTGAGCCCATGGTTTAAACACCAGACTTAAACAGCCGCCTGCGCGCGCTTTACGCCCAATAATTCCGGACAACGCTTGCCCCCTACGTATTACCGCGGCTGCTGGCACGTAGTTAGCCGGGGCTTTCTTCTCAGGTACCGTCACTCTTGTAGCAGTTACTCTACAAGACGTTCTTCCCTGGCAACAGAGCTTTACGATCCGAAAACCTTCATCACTCACGCGGCGTTGCTCCGTCAGGCTTTCGCCCATTGCGGAAGATTCCCTACTGCTGCCTCCCGTAGGAGTCTGGGCCGTGTCTCAGTCCCAGTGTGGCCGTTCACCCTCTCAGGTCGGCTACGCATCGTCGCCTTGGTGAGCCGTTACCCCACCAACTAGCTAATGCGCCGCAGGCCCATCCCTTGGTGACAGATTGCTCCGCCTTTCAGCCTCTCAGCAGGAGCTAAGAGGAATTATCCGGTATTAGCTACCGTTTCCGGTAGTTATCCCAGTCCAAGGGGCAGGTTGCCTACGTGTTACTCACCCGTCCGCCGCTAAGCCTCATCGGAAGCAAGCTTCCGATGAAACTCCGCTCGACTTGCATGTATTAGGCACGCCGCCAGCGTTCGTCCTGAGCCAGGATCAAACTCTCCAATAAAGTATTGAAAGAGCGATTAGCTCAATTTGAAACATCTGACGAGAATTTGCATTCTCAATTTTGGAACTCGCTTGAAGCGAATTCCCACTCACTCGTTGTTCAGTTTTCAAAGATCAATTTCTCTCTCAGTACATCACCGCGTCTCATGCGGCGACCTTTATAATATATCATACTGTCTATCTGTTTGGCAAGTACTTTTTCGAAAAAACTTTTTCTCATTTTTTCTTGCCTGCGGCTTCTTAATATAACAAAAAGGAGCGCGAGATATAATGTATCACGCCGCCTCCTCTTTAGTCAACCCTTTTTTTATTTATTAAACATCCGCTTTTTATTAATGCTTGATTTGGGAAGAGCGGCCGCCCCAAGCGTATTTGGAAAGTTCCTTTTGCGGTGCGAAACGAGCATACATGCGAAAAACAGTTTTGTATCTGTTGGCAATAGCATGCCTGATATTTTGATCCAATCGTTGATCGCTTAGGTCGAGCAGCATTTCGTCCAGCTCTTTACGCAAAACATAGTCCAGTTCTTTGCATTCTTTTTCGTTGAACAACATACCCAACATATGCTTGGCCTCCTTTATTTACTCTGATTAAACCGGAGATTCGGCTTGAACTACCGCTTACACTAGATTAACCGAAGTGTCCAAATAATAACCATAATTATATTTTTTTCCTATAAAAACTGATATTTTATTTATACTGTTCATTACCCTGAATTTGCGTTCTTGCGTTTTACTGGTATGCGCAATTATTCGAAATTTTATGATAAGAGCGCAAAAGTTACCGTGCTCTCAATGACCGCTGCAATAAGCAGCAATATAACGATCCAAATAGACGCCGTCAGTGTCTGGCGCATAAAGGATGGCCACTCTCCCCCGCTTCGGGTTCTTCTCACCATGCTTGCCGCCACGTTAGCGCCAAACTGAAGGCCGAAAGCACAAGCTATAATGATGGCGGGGATTTCAATAATCCCATGCGGCAGCAGCCCCTTGACAATCAGTTCGAATACATCCCTTCCCTGAAGAACAAAGGTGTGCACCAAATAACCGATAACTGCTCCGTTGATCAAGAGAAAGATAGCCGGAAGAATGCCGAACAAGGCTCCCAGAAAAATTATCAGAACACCTTTAATGCTATTGTTCAAAAAGATAAACACAAAAAAGCTCAACTGCGGATTGGATGAGTCCCGTAATTTTTCACTAATGCTGCCCAGTCCCCGTAGCTGCTGCATCAGCAGCCGTTCCAGACTGCCCGTTCCAATCCATCCGGCTGCAACGCCGACTATGAATAACAGACATGAGAGCATGAGCGCCTTGCGTATTGTGTAGATATCACGGCCAAAAGTAAATATAGAGAACATGTCTTACCTCCTAGGAGTTTCGTTTTATACCAAGTCATAACCTTTCCGTACGAGCATACATTTATAACAAACAAGCTTTCGTATGGGAGAGGAGTCTTGAGTGAATGAATTCCTTCTATGTATTCAGCGGCAAAAAAATAAAGCGTTTCTTCTATATTTGCGCCGCTGCTTTGCTTGCTGCCGGAGTCATTTATGTAGAGCGTGGCAATATTACCGTCTTTTCCGAATCGCCTCCTTCCGCCATTTACAGTGTGCCTACGGAGAAAAAGCTGATCGCCCTGACCTTTGATATCAGTTGGGGAGAAAAACGTCCGGGGCCCATTCTTAAAGTACTGGAGGACAAGAAAGTCGACAAAGCTACGTTCTTCCTGTCTTCCCCATGGAGCAAGACCCATCAGGACATTGTGGCGAATATTAAAAATGCAGGGTATGAGATTGGCAGCCACGGCCACAAGCATGTCAATTACAGCACGCTGAGCAGCGAGGAAATTCGGACTCAGATTACGACAGCAGGTACGATTCTGAATGAATTAACCGGGAAAGAACCGAAGCTGATCCGCATGCCCAACGGTGATTTTGACAAAAGAGTCCTGCAGGTGGCAAACGACCTCGGCTATAAAGTCATCCAATGGGATACCGATTCTCTTGATTGGAAAAATATCGGCGTAGAAAATATAGTGAAGCGCGTGACCAGCAAAGCTCATCCCGGTGATATCGTGCTGCTCCATGCCAGCGACTCCTGCAAGCAAACCCATGAGGCACTGCCTCAAATTATCGATGCACTCCGGAGTCAAGGCTATGAATTTGTGACCGTCTCCGAGCTAATCAGCCAAGGCAGCACCGAAGGCAAGGAAGTAAGGGACTCGGCGTGGCTTAGTGATCGTCTGGAGGATGCCGCTGGTCTGTAATCCTTTTTGTGGGCAGGGACTTTCGGCCGATTAATGCCGCGGGGAAATCAGTTCGGAAATATCTGGAGTCAGCGTGTTCAGCTTGGGATAAGAGAGCTTCAGCTTCTCCAGTGTCTTAACTACGATGTTCAATGCCAAATAGTTGCGGAACCAGCGGTGATTGGCCGGAATCCAGTACCATGGCGCGTTATCTTTAGCAGTCTCTTTAAAAATATCTTCGTAAGCCTCCTGATAATCGTTCCAGTATTTCCGTTCTTCGAGATCGCTGACATCGAACTTCCAATGCTTGGCCGGGTCCTGGAGCCGCTCCTGGATTTTTTCCAGCTGTTTATCCTTCGATATATGAAGAAAAAGCTTGATGATAATCGTGTTCTCCTCCGTCAGCATCTCTTCAAAATGCCGGATGTGGCGAAAGCGGCGTTTGGTTTCAGCCTTATCCTGACCTCCATGAACACGGGGTACGAGTACCTCTTCATAATGGGAGCGGTTGAAGGCTGATATATATCCTTTTGCCGGGGTCTGTTTATGCACTCTCCACAAAAAATCATGGGCCGACTCATCCAGGGTCGGCTTTTTAAAGCTGGTCACCGTAAAACCCTGTGGATTGATTCCCGAAAAAACATGTTTTACCGTGCCGTCCTTACCGCTCGAATCCATTCCTTGAAGGACGATCAGCAGCGCATGCTTCTTTTGAGCGAAAAAAATGTCCTGGAGTTCGGCAAGCCGTTCCTTTAGTGGACCCATTTTCGCCTCGGCCTCTTCTTTATTTGTGAAGCCTCCCGTTTCGTCGGGGTTAAGCTTGGGCAGTATTTTGCCGTCTGTGTCTTTTATCATATAGCGGTCGATGTTCACATATACCCCTCCCAAAACGTATCAAGGTCTTTCTTTTTGTTTAACCCCATCCACCGAAACTCAATCGAACCTTACACAAATAACCCCGCTTCCTGATCCCTCAGGAACGGAGTATAGGCAGTTCATCCGGATGATTCGGCAGCCGGCCGCACAATATGGTGAAGTCGCAAAATTTGGAATGCATTACAGGCAATCAGAGGAACCACTATAAATAAGGTTGCATTATCCACACCAATCCGCAGCACACCGATCATTTCCACGATGGTAATGCCGGTCATGAAGAAGAACGTCGGAATCCAGGCTGAAGCGTTGGTATCCCGCACTTTGAAATAAGCAACAGCAATAGCTGCTATCAAAATGGAAAGCCCTAGAGTCAAATCGGATATCAGGCTCCGCTCCCCCCCGACGAACGAACGGAGAAAAATTAAATCAAACAAGGCGATAACCGCCAGCGCGAGCTGTATGTACTGCCATATTTTTCGTGGAAACACGCCAAATCCCATATAGTTCAGAATCAAATACGCAAAAAAACCAAGCTGAGAGTAGACGCTTACAAGCATCCCGTAGCCAAATAAGATAAGCGCATAAAGGAAGAAGTCCGTTAAGCTTGTGAATGGAACGGCGCCGCCGATTCCCTGAAGGGCCAGCCCGGCTGCGACAGCTCCTGCGGAACCGACCAACAGCGTTGTCCAGAACAGATGAAACCATTTCCTAATATTCAGGCCGCTCACCCCCGTGACAGATTTATTTTACCAAGGTTGCCGACAAAAAACCATGACCGCCGCAACATAAATGTGTTTTCTCTACGGCATACTACTACATATCAGTATCCCCAAAAAAGGAGGACGGCACCAATGAGACGGGCGGTATTACGGAATAGCGGAATTGCCCTCGGCCTAATTCTTGTCTTGACGGCCTGCGGAAGCGAGCAGAGCGGCTCTTCGTCACAACAGTTCAGCTACAAGGAAATGAAAACAAT includes these proteins:
- a CDS encoding stage II sporulation protein M, with protein sequence MFSIFTFGRDIYTIRKALMLSCLLFIVGVAAGWIGTGSLERLLMQQLRGLGSISEKLRDSSNPQLSFFVFIFLNNSIKGVLIIFLGALFGILPAIFLLINGAVIGYLVHTFVLQGRDVFELIVKGLLPHGIIEIPAIIIACAFGLQFGANVAASMVRRTRSGGEWPSFMRQTLTASIWIVILLLIAAVIESTVTFALLS
- the pdaB gene encoding polysaccharide deacetylase family sporulation protein PdaB, translated to MNSFYVFSGKKIKRFFYICAAALLAAGVIYVERGNITVFSESPPSAIYSVPTEKKLIALTFDISWGEKRPGPILKVLEDKKVDKATFFLSSPWSKTHQDIVANIKNAGYEIGSHGHKHVNYSTLSSEEIRTQITTAGTILNELTGKEPKLIRMPNGDFDKRVLQVANDLGYKVIQWDTDSLDWKNIGVENIVKRVTSKAHPGDIVLLHASDSCKQTHEALPQIIDALRSQGYEFVTVSELISQGSTEGKEVRDSAWLSDRLEDAAGL
- a CDS encoding PPK2 family polyphosphate kinase — its product is MNIDRYMIKDTDGKILPKLNPDETGGFTNKEEAEAKMGPLKERLAELQDIFFAQKKHALLIVLQGMDSSGKDGTVKHVFSGINPQGFTVTSFKKPTLDESAHDFLWRVHKQTPAKGYISAFNRSHYEEVLVPRVHGGQDKAETKRRFRHIRHFEEMLTEENTIIIKLFLHISKDKQLEKIQERLQDPAKHWKFDVSDLEERKYWNDYQEAYEDIFKETAKDNAPWYWIPANHRWFRNYLALNIVVKTLEKLKLSYPKLNTLTPDISELISPRH
- a CDS encoding KinB-signaling pathway activation protein; this translates as MSGLNIRKWFHLFWTTLLVGSAGAVAAGLALQGIGGAVPFTSLTDFFLYALILFGYGMLVSVYSQLGFFAYLILNYMGFGVFPRKIWQYIQLALAVIALFDLIFLRSFVGGERSLISDLTLGLSILIAAIAVAYFKVRDTNASAWIPTFFFMTGITIVEMIGVLRIGVDNATLFIVVPLIACNAFQILRLHHIVRPAAESSG